Proteins from a single region of Syngnathus typhle isolate RoL2023-S1 ecotype Sweden linkage group LG10, RoL_Styp_1.0, whole genome shotgun sequence:
- the preb gene encoding prolactin regulatory element-binding protein isoform X1 yields the protein MGKRKVPDLYRAPFPLYSIKIDPKAGLVVLAGGGGASKTGIKNGVHFLELQLVGENQYSASLLHSHDTVTRATMNLALGDGVIAAGQDGTCSLMTFADCTQKSGDTAADNDENNVQKGNARQRGGKRNKGGKDDAAAAVTGSDMKDETAHITVTRLAELQSDLNPEDPLQKVVRFSHDLSLLLTGGTDGHIRVWEFPSLKKKLDFKAHEGEIEDLDLSPGNKHLVTVGRDFACSVWRNNQQVMSLKWHKTMPQIAEKTYRYMACRFGKVEDQKDELRLYTVQIPHKRDRKPPPCYLTKWNGKSFLPMLTAPCGAEVISSFAVSDSGTFLGLGTITGSVAIYIAFSLQRLYYVKESHAIVVTDLAFLPDTFKGQNIKGNNETALFSVAVDSRCQLHAVHNRRSFPLWLVLFFCGLVVVGLVLLLQYVFPGFF from the exons ATGGGCAAACGGAAGGTGCCAGATCTCTATAGAGCCCCCTTTCCCCTGTACTCCATCAAAATTGACCCTAAAGCAGGACTAGTGGTCttagcaggaggaggaggagcttccAAGACTGGCATCAAGAATGGTGTG CACTTCCTGGAGCTACAGTTGGTTGGAGAAAACCAGTACAGTGCCAGCCTGCTTCACTCACACGACACTGTCACACGTGCCACCATGAATTTGGCGTTAGGCGATGGGGTGATTGCTGCAGGTCAAGATGGAACATGCTCTTTGATGACATTTGCTGATTGCACACAGAAAAGTGGAGACACGGCTGCTGATAATGATG AAAACAATGTGCAAAAAGGTAATGCCAGGCAACGAGGTGGTAAACGAAACAAAGGCGGAAAggatgatgctgctgctgctgtcactGGGTCTGATATGAAGGATGAGACGGCACACATCACTGTGACAAGACTGGCAGAACTGCAGTCAGATCTGAACCCTGAGGACCCACTCCAAAAGGTGGTCAGATTTAGTCATGACCTCAGCCTGCTCCTGACAGGAGGCACAGACGGACACATCAGAGTCTGGGAG TTTCCATCCCTGAAGAAAAAACTTGACTTTAAAGCACATGAAGGAGAGATAGAAGACCTGGATCTGAGCCCAGGAAACAAG CACCTGGTAACTGTTGGCCGAGACTTTGCCTGCAGTGTATGGCGCAACAACCAACAAGTTATGAGTCTTAAATGGCATAAAACTATGCCTCAGATAGCTGAAAAGACATATCGGTATATGGCTtgcag ATTTGGGAAGGTAGAAGACCAAAAAGATGAACTTAGGCTTTACACAGTTCAGATCCCGCATAAACGAGACCGAAAACCGCCACCGTGTTACCTCACCAAGTGGAACGGCAAGAGCTTCCTGCCTATGTTGACAGCTCCCTGTGGGGCAGAGGTCATTTCAAGCTTTGCTGTCAG TGACTCTGGAACATTTCTCGGGCTGGGAACTATAACAGGCTCAGTAGCTATCTACATTGCTTTCTCCCTTCAG AGGTTGTATTATGTGAAAGAGTCCCACGCCATTGTTGTGACGGACCTGGCTTTCCTCCCCGACACATTCAAAGGGCAAAATATCAAAGGAAACAATGAAACGGCTTTGTTTAGTGTGGCTGTAGACAGCCGCTGTCAGCTCCATGCCGTCCACAACCGAA GATCATTTCCCCTCTGGTTGGTGCTGTTCTTCTGTGGCCTCGTGGTGGTTGGACTTGTACTGCTCCTCCAGTATGTCTTCCCAGGCTTTTTCTGA
- the preb gene encoding prolactin regulatory element-binding protein isoform X2 → MHFLELQLVGENQYSASLLHSHDTVTRATMNLALGDGVIAAGQDGTCSLMTFADCTQKSGDTAADNDENNVQKGNARQRGGKRNKGGKDDAAAAVTGSDMKDETAHITVTRLAELQSDLNPEDPLQKVVRFSHDLSLLLTGGTDGHIRVWEFPSLKKKLDFKAHEGEIEDLDLSPGNKHLVTVGRDFACSVWRNNQQVMSLKWHKTMPQIAEKTYRYMACRFGKVEDQKDELRLYTVQIPHKRDRKPPPCYLTKWNGKSFLPMLTAPCGAEVISSFAVSDSGTFLGLGTITGSVAIYIAFSLQRLYYVKESHAIVVTDLAFLPDTFKGQNIKGNNETALFSVAVDSRCQLHAVHNRRSFPLWLVLFFCGLVVVGLVLLLQYVFPGFF, encoded by the exons ATG CACTTCCTGGAGCTACAGTTGGTTGGAGAAAACCAGTACAGTGCCAGCCTGCTTCACTCACACGACACTGTCACACGTGCCACCATGAATTTGGCGTTAGGCGATGGGGTGATTGCTGCAGGTCAAGATGGAACATGCTCTTTGATGACATTTGCTGATTGCACACAGAAAAGTGGAGACACGGCTGCTGATAATGATG AAAACAATGTGCAAAAAGGTAATGCCAGGCAACGAGGTGGTAAACGAAACAAAGGCGGAAAggatgatgctgctgctgctgtcactGGGTCTGATATGAAGGATGAGACGGCACACATCACTGTGACAAGACTGGCAGAACTGCAGTCAGATCTGAACCCTGAGGACCCACTCCAAAAGGTGGTCAGATTTAGTCATGACCTCAGCCTGCTCCTGACAGGAGGCACAGACGGACACATCAGAGTCTGGGAG TTTCCATCCCTGAAGAAAAAACTTGACTTTAAAGCACATGAAGGAGAGATAGAAGACCTGGATCTGAGCCCAGGAAACAAG CACCTGGTAACTGTTGGCCGAGACTTTGCCTGCAGTGTATGGCGCAACAACCAACAAGTTATGAGTCTTAAATGGCATAAAACTATGCCTCAGATAGCTGAAAAGACATATCGGTATATGGCTtgcag ATTTGGGAAGGTAGAAGACCAAAAAGATGAACTTAGGCTTTACACAGTTCAGATCCCGCATAAACGAGACCGAAAACCGCCACCGTGTTACCTCACCAAGTGGAACGGCAAGAGCTTCCTGCCTATGTTGACAGCTCCCTGTGGGGCAGAGGTCATTTCAAGCTTTGCTGTCAG TGACTCTGGAACATTTCTCGGGCTGGGAACTATAACAGGCTCAGTAGCTATCTACATTGCTTTCTCCCTTCAG AGGTTGTATTATGTGAAAGAGTCCCACGCCATTGTTGTGACGGACCTGGCTTTCCTCCCCGACACATTCAAAGGGCAAAATATCAAAGGAAACAATGAAACGGCTTTGTTTAGTGTGGCTGTAGACAGCCGCTGTCAGCTCCATGCCGTCCACAACCGAA GATCATTTCCCCTCTGGTTGGTGCTGTTCTTCTGTGGCCTCGTGGTGGTTGGACTTGTACTGCTCCTCCAGTATGTCTTCCCAGGCTTTTTCTGA
- the adcy3a gene encoding adenylate cyclase type 3 isoform X1, translating into MMPRNRAFSEPEYSAEYSADCSVTLPSDPGQVVGRTHEVTVRSSGCCLCLPRFMLLTFAPESLENLYQTYFRRQRHETLLVLVVFAALFDSYVIVMCAVVYTSDKLASVLVASMGLLADIVLYLLCRFGLLPDRISRRVVPYALWVLIAAQIFCYLGLNYARFHQASDTVGWQAFFSFSFFLTLPLRLTPIVLITTVTCGVHTLVLGVTIAQQQQEDIQGAALGRQLLANIVIYVCAITVGVMSYYMADRKHRKAFLEARQSLEVKLNLEEQSQQQERLLLSILPKHIADEMLQDMKKEPSQKEMQQFNTMYMYRHENVSILFADIVGFTQLSSSCSAQELVKLLNELFARFDKLAAKYHQLRIKILGDCYYCICGLPDYREDHAACSIMMGLAMVEAISYVREKTQTDVDMRVGVHSGTVLGGVLGQKRWQYDVWSTDVTVANKMEAGGIPGRVHISQTTMECLHGEFEVEPGNGGERCDYLRERGLETYLVVVNKGPGGKNGINSVKLSVTSSNGNSPLLINTTECNGSVNTACSTPEEPEELDTRVVNPSFPNPRRRLRLRDLAERVIDAQENEQELNKLLNEALLERETVQASKGNQTNRLSLRFVDPDLETRYSVEKEKQSGAAFCCSCVVLLFTAATGALIDPRLITNYITFAVGEVLLLILTICSLAAIFPRVFPKKLVAFSTWIDHTRWARNTWAMAAIFILTMADIVDMLSCLPQSAISVSTSIASPSEGCLNNPKYYSYIAVLALMATTMLVQVSHMVKLTLMLLITVATGVVNIYSWRNIFDRYDMARFQDYRSYLVPSKLTMTIMIFTMMVSFYYFSRHVEKLARTLFLWKLEVHEQKEKVYEMRRWNEALVTNMLPEHVARHFLGSKKRDEELYSQSYDEIGVMFASIPNFSDFYTEESINNGGIECLRFLNEIISDFDSLLDEPQFRCITKIKTIGSTYMAASGVTPDVNNGYNCMKKEEQSDRERWQHLADLADFALAMKITLMNINYQSFNNFMLRIGLNKGGVLAGVIGARKPHYDIWGNTVNVASRMESTGVMGNIQVVEDCYNILKEYGFRFVRRGPIFVKGKGELLTYFLKGRDKQGSFLNGSSVTLPHQVVDS; encoded by the exons ATGATGCCTCGGAACCGAGCCTTCTCTGAGCCTGAGTACTCTGCTGAGTATTCCGCAGACTGTTCAGTGACTTTGCCCTCCGACCCCGGGCAGGTTGTCGGGCGAACACACGAGGTCACGGTGAGGAGCTCGGGATGCTGCCTTTGCCTGCCCCGTTTCATGCTCCTCACCTTTGCACCGGAGTCCCTGGAGAACCTCTACCAGACCTACTTCAGACGTCAAAGACACGAAACCTTGCTGGTGCTGGTTGTGTTTGCTGCTCTCTTCGACAGCTACGTTATTGTCATGTGTGCGGTGGTCTACACCAGTGACAAACTGGCCTCCGTCCTAGTGGCGTCCATGGGGCTGCTAGCAGACATTGTCCTCTACCTGCTTTGTCGCTTTGGGCTGCTGCCAGATCGCATCTCAAGGCGGGTGGTACCCTATGCCCTGTGGGTGCTCATAGCGGCCCAAATATTCTGCTACCTGGGTTTGAATTATGCCCGCTTTCACCAGGCTAGTGACACAGTGGGCTGGCAGGCTTTCTTCAGCTTCTCCTTTTTCCTGACTTTGCCTTTGAGGTTGACTCCCATCGTGCTCATCACGACGGTCACCTGCGGGGTTCACACCCTAGTTCTGGGCGTCACCATCGCCCAGCAGCAACAGGAAGACATCCAGGGGGCAGCACTTGGCAGACAG CTTCTGGCCAATATTGTGATCTATGTTTGCGCTATCACCGTGGGCGTCATGTCATATTACATGGCAGACCGAAAGCACAGAAAGGCTTTCCTTGAAGCAAGACAATCCCTCGAAGTCAAACTCAACCTGGAGGAGCAAAGCCAACAACAG gAACGCCTGCTACTGTCCATTCTTCCGAAACACATAGCCGATGAGATGCTGCAGGACATGAAAAAGGAGCCCAGTCAGAAAGAGATGCAACAGTTTAACACTATGTACATGTACAGACATGAAAATGTCAG TATTTTGTTTGCCGACATTGTGGGTTTTACCCAGTTGTCATCATCATGCAGCGCTCAGGAGCTGGTCAAGCTGCTCAATGAACTCTTTGCTCGATTTGACAAACTAGCTGCA AAATATCACCAGCTGAGGATCAAAATCCTAGGAGACTGTTACTACTGTATTTGTGGGCTGCCAGACTACAGGGAGGACCATGCTGCCTGCTCCATCATGATGGGCCTCGCCATGGTTGAGGCCATCTC GTATGTGCGTGAGAAAACCCAAACTGATGTTGACATGCGCGTTGGAGTGCACAGCGGGACAGTCTTGGGGGGAGTGCTTGGTCAGAAACGTTGGCAATACGACGTGTGGTCCACTGATGTCACTGTAGCCAACAAGATGGAGGCTGGAGGGATTCCAGG TCGTGTCCACATCTCACAAACCACCATGGAGTGTCTTCATGGAGAGTTTGAAGTTGAACCAGGGAATGGAGGTGAGCGCTGTGACTACCTGAGGGAGAGAGGACTTGAGACCTACCTAGTCGTCGTAAACAAAGGACCCGGGGGAAAAAACGGCATCAACAGTGTA AAATTATCTGTAACTTCGTCCAATGGAAACTCCCCTCTGCTGATCAACACCACAGAATGTAATGGCAGTGTGAATACAGCCTGCTCCACACCAGAGGAACCTGAAGAACTTGACACAAGG GTGGTAAACCCCTCTTTCCCAAATCCTCGCCGAAGGCTACGGCTGCGAGACCTAGCTGAAAGGGTGATTGATGCCCAAGAGAATGAACAGGAGCTCAACAAACTGCTGAACGAGGCTCTATTGGAGCGAGAAACTGTCCAAGC TTCGAAGGGAAACCAAACCAACCGTCTCTCTCTGAGGTTTGTTGACCCCGACTTGGAGACTCGCTACTCGGTGGAGAAGGAGAAGCAGAGTGGAGCTGCCTTCTGCTGCTCCTGCGTGGTGCTGCTCTTCACTGCTGCCACGGGGGCCCTCATAGATCCCAG ATTGATTACAAACTACATCACATTTGCAGTGGGGGAAGTCCTGCTCCTAATCCTGACAATCTGTTCATTGGCTGCCATCTTCCCCAGG gttTTTCCTAAGAAGCTTGTTGCTTTTTCAACTTGGATTGACCACACCCGCTGGGCTCGTAACACCTGGGCCATGGCAGCTATCTTCATACTTACAATGGCTGACATTGTTGATATG CTGAGCTGCCTGCCTCAAAGTGCTATTTCAGTCAGCACCTCTATTGCGTCCCCTTCTGAAGGTTGTTTGAACAACCCCAAATATTATAGCTACATTGCTGTACTGGCGCTTATGGCTACCACCATGTTGGTTCAAGTTAGTCACATGGTCAAGCTCACACTGATGCTGCTCATCACAGTGGCGACTGGTGTTGTCAATATATACAGCTGGAGGAACATCTTTGACCGCTATGACATGGCGCGCTTTCAGGATTACag GTCATATTTAGTGCCATCCAAGTTGACAATGACAATTATGATCTTCACTATGATGGTCAGCTTTTATTATTTCTCCCGACAT GTGGAGAAGCTTGCTCGGACCCTATTCCTGTGGAAGCTTGAGGTTCATGAGCAGAAAGAGAAGGTATATGAGATGAGGCGATGGAATGAAGCATTAGTGACCAACATGCTTCCTGAACATGTTGCTCGGCACTTCCTGGGctccaagaaaagagatgaG GAGTTGTACAGTCAATCGTATGATGAAATTGGAGTCATGTTTGCATCCATCCCAAACTTCTCCGACTTCTACACAGAGGAGAGCATCAATAATGGAGGCATCGAATGCTTACGCTTCCTCAACGAGATCATCTCAGACTTTGACAGT TTGTTGGACGAGCCTCAGTTTCGctgcatcacaaaaatcaagacCATCGGAAGCACCTACATGGCCGCATCAGGTGTTACTCCTGATGTCAACAATGGGTACAACTGTATGAAG AAGGAGGAGCAGTCTGACAGAGAGCGCTGGCAGCATCTGGCAGACCTGGCGGATTTTGCCCTAGCCATGAAGATTACGCTTATGAACATAAACTACCAGTCATTCAATAACTTCATGCTACGAATCG GTCTGAATAAGGGAGGAGTTTTAGCAGGTGTGATTGGGGCACGCAAACCTCACTATGACATCTGGGGAAACACAGTGAATGTTGCCAGTCGTATGGAGTCCACAGGGGTGATGGGAAACATTCAG GTGGTGGAGGATTGCTACAACATTCTCAAAGAGTATGGCTTCCGCTTTGTGAGGAGGGGTCCTATATTTGTGAAAGGAAAGGGGGAGCTGCTCACTTATTTCCTCAAGGGAAGAGACAAACAAGGTTCCTTTCTAAATGGCTCTTCTGTCACTCTTCCACATCAAGTTGTGGACAGTTAA
- the adcy3a gene encoding adenylate cyclase type 3 isoform X2, with product MMPRNRAFSEPEYSAEYSADCSVTLPSDPGQVVGRTHEVTVRSSGCCLCLPRFMLLTFAPESLENLYQTYFRRQRHETLLVLVVFAALFDSYVIVMCAVVYTSDKLASVLVASMGLLADIVLYLLCRFGLLPDRISRRVVPYALWVLIAAQIFCYLGLNYARFHQASDTVGWQAFFSFSFFLTLPLRLTPIVLITTVTCGVHTLVLGVTIAQQQQEDIQGAALGRQLLANIVIYVCAITVGVMSYYMADRKHRKAFLEARQSLEVKLNLEEQSQQQERLLLSILPKHIADEMLQDMKKEPSQKEMQQFNTMYMYRHENVSILFADIVGFTQLSSSCSAQELVKLLNELFARFDKLAAKYHQLRIKILGDCYYCICGLPDYREDHAACSIMMGLAMVEAISYVREKTQTDVDMRVGVHSGTVLGGVLGQKRWQYDVWSTDVTVANKMEAGGIPGRVHISQTTMECLHGEFEVEPGNGGERCDYLRERGLETYLVVVNKGPGGKNGINSVKLSVTSSNGNSPLLINTTECNGSVNTACSTPEEPEELDTRVVNPSFPNPRRRLRLRDLAERVIDAQENEQELNKLLNEALLERETVQASKGNQTNRLSLRFVDPDLETRYSVEKEKQSGAAFCCSCVVLLFTAATGALIDPRLITNYITFAVGEVLLLILTICSLAAIFPRVFPKKLVAFSTWIDHTRWARNTWAMAAIFILTMADIVDMLSCLPQSAISVSTSIASPSEGCLNNPKYYSYIAVLALMATTMLVQVSHMVKLTLMLLITVATGVVNIYSWRNIFDRYDMARFQDYRSYLVPSKLTMTIMIFTMMVSFYYFSRHVEKLARTLFLWKLEVHEQKEKVYEMRRWNEALVTNMLPEHVARHFLGSKKRDEELYSQSYDEIGVMFASIPNFSDFYTEESINNGGIECLRFLNEIISDFDSLLDEPQFRCITKIKTIGSTYMAASGVTPDVNNGYNCMKEEQSDRERWQHLADLADFALAMKITLMNINYQSFNNFMLRIGLNKGGVLAGVIGARKPHYDIWGNTVNVASRMESTGVMGNIQVVEDCYNILKEYGFRFVRRGPIFVKGKGELLTYFLKGRDKQGSFLNGSSVTLPHQVVDS from the exons ATGATGCCTCGGAACCGAGCCTTCTCTGAGCCTGAGTACTCTGCTGAGTATTCCGCAGACTGTTCAGTGACTTTGCCCTCCGACCCCGGGCAGGTTGTCGGGCGAACACACGAGGTCACGGTGAGGAGCTCGGGATGCTGCCTTTGCCTGCCCCGTTTCATGCTCCTCACCTTTGCACCGGAGTCCCTGGAGAACCTCTACCAGACCTACTTCAGACGTCAAAGACACGAAACCTTGCTGGTGCTGGTTGTGTTTGCTGCTCTCTTCGACAGCTACGTTATTGTCATGTGTGCGGTGGTCTACACCAGTGACAAACTGGCCTCCGTCCTAGTGGCGTCCATGGGGCTGCTAGCAGACATTGTCCTCTACCTGCTTTGTCGCTTTGGGCTGCTGCCAGATCGCATCTCAAGGCGGGTGGTACCCTATGCCCTGTGGGTGCTCATAGCGGCCCAAATATTCTGCTACCTGGGTTTGAATTATGCCCGCTTTCACCAGGCTAGTGACACAGTGGGCTGGCAGGCTTTCTTCAGCTTCTCCTTTTTCCTGACTTTGCCTTTGAGGTTGACTCCCATCGTGCTCATCACGACGGTCACCTGCGGGGTTCACACCCTAGTTCTGGGCGTCACCATCGCCCAGCAGCAACAGGAAGACATCCAGGGGGCAGCACTTGGCAGACAG CTTCTGGCCAATATTGTGATCTATGTTTGCGCTATCACCGTGGGCGTCATGTCATATTACATGGCAGACCGAAAGCACAGAAAGGCTTTCCTTGAAGCAAGACAATCCCTCGAAGTCAAACTCAACCTGGAGGAGCAAAGCCAACAACAG gAACGCCTGCTACTGTCCATTCTTCCGAAACACATAGCCGATGAGATGCTGCAGGACATGAAAAAGGAGCCCAGTCAGAAAGAGATGCAACAGTTTAACACTATGTACATGTACAGACATGAAAATGTCAG TATTTTGTTTGCCGACATTGTGGGTTTTACCCAGTTGTCATCATCATGCAGCGCTCAGGAGCTGGTCAAGCTGCTCAATGAACTCTTTGCTCGATTTGACAAACTAGCTGCA AAATATCACCAGCTGAGGATCAAAATCCTAGGAGACTGTTACTACTGTATTTGTGGGCTGCCAGACTACAGGGAGGACCATGCTGCCTGCTCCATCATGATGGGCCTCGCCATGGTTGAGGCCATCTC GTATGTGCGTGAGAAAACCCAAACTGATGTTGACATGCGCGTTGGAGTGCACAGCGGGACAGTCTTGGGGGGAGTGCTTGGTCAGAAACGTTGGCAATACGACGTGTGGTCCACTGATGTCACTGTAGCCAACAAGATGGAGGCTGGAGGGATTCCAGG TCGTGTCCACATCTCACAAACCACCATGGAGTGTCTTCATGGAGAGTTTGAAGTTGAACCAGGGAATGGAGGTGAGCGCTGTGACTACCTGAGGGAGAGAGGACTTGAGACCTACCTAGTCGTCGTAAACAAAGGACCCGGGGGAAAAAACGGCATCAACAGTGTA AAATTATCTGTAACTTCGTCCAATGGAAACTCCCCTCTGCTGATCAACACCACAGAATGTAATGGCAGTGTGAATACAGCCTGCTCCACACCAGAGGAACCTGAAGAACTTGACACAAGG GTGGTAAACCCCTCTTTCCCAAATCCTCGCCGAAGGCTACGGCTGCGAGACCTAGCTGAAAGGGTGATTGATGCCCAAGAGAATGAACAGGAGCTCAACAAACTGCTGAACGAGGCTCTATTGGAGCGAGAAACTGTCCAAGC TTCGAAGGGAAACCAAACCAACCGTCTCTCTCTGAGGTTTGTTGACCCCGACTTGGAGACTCGCTACTCGGTGGAGAAGGAGAAGCAGAGTGGAGCTGCCTTCTGCTGCTCCTGCGTGGTGCTGCTCTTCACTGCTGCCACGGGGGCCCTCATAGATCCCAG ATTGATTACAAACTACATCACATTTGCAGTGGGGGAAGTCCTGCTCCTAATCCTGACAATCTGTTCATTGGCTGCCATCTTCCCCAGG gttTTTCCTAAGAAGCTTGTTGCTTTTTCAACTTGGATTGACCACACCCGCTGGGCTCGTAACACCTGGGCCATGGCAGCTATCTTCATACTTACAATGGCTGACATTGTTGATATG CTGAGCTGCCTGCCTCAAAGTGCTATTTCAGTCAGCACCTCTATTGCGTCCCCTTCTGAAGGTTGTTTGAACAACCCCAAATATTATAGCTACATTGCTGTACTGGCGCTTATGGCTACCACCATGTTGGTTCAAGTTAGTCACATGGTCAAGCTCACACTGATGCTGCTCATCACAGTGGCGACTGGTGTTGTCAATATATACAGCTGGAGGAACATCTTTGACCGCTATGACATGGCGCGCTTTCAGGATTACag GTCATATTTAGTGCCATCCAAGTTGACAATGACAATTATGATCTTCACTATGATGGTCAGCTTTTATTATTTCTCCCGACAT GTGGAGAAGCTTGCTCGGACCCTATTCCTGTGGAAGCTTGAGGTTCATGAGCAGAAAGAGAAGGTATATGAGATGAGGCGATGGAATGAAGCATTAGTGACCAACATGCTTCCTGAACATGTTGCTCGGCACTTCCTGGGctccaagaaaagagatgaG GAGTTGTACAGTCAATCGTATGATGAAATTGGAGTCATGTTTGCATCCATCCCAAACTTCTCCGACTTCTACACAGAGGAGAGCATCAATAATGGAGGCATCGAATGCTTACGCTTCCTCAACGAGATCATCTCAGACTTTGACAGT TTGTTGGACGAGCCTCAGTTTCGctgcatcacaaaaatcaagacCATCGGAAGCACCTACATGGCCGCATCAGGTGTTACTCCTGATGTCAACAATGGGTACAACTGTATGAAG GAGGAGCAGTCTGACAGAGAGCGCTGGCAGCATCTGGCAGACCTGGCGGATTTTGCCCTAGCCATGAAGATTACGCTTATGAACATAAACTACCAGTCATTCAATAACTTCATGCTACGAATCG GTCTGAATAAGGGAGGAGTTTTAGCAGGTGTGATTGGGGCACGCAAACCTCACTATGACATCTGGGGAAACACAGTGAATGTTGCCAGTCGTATGGAGTCCACAGGGGTGATGGGAAACATTCAG GTGGTGGAGGATTGCTACAACATTCTCAAAGAGTATGGCTTCCGCTTTGTGAGGAGGGGTCCTATATTTGTGAAAGGAAAGGGGGAGCTGCTCACTTATTTCCTCAAGGGAAGAGACAAACAAGGTTCCTTTCTAAATGGCTCTTCTGTCACTCTTCCACATCAAGTTGTGGACAGTTAA